Proteins encoded within one genomic window of Halorussus salilacus:
- a CDS encoding DUF7127 family protein, which yields MSLKHIADRDDVFARRYEYEDAEVLAADLGVGEDSATVELLDDTAIVVVEGDDGPRQLEFELPEEGAEAFITNGVLTIEVRQ from the coding sequence ATGTCACTCAAACACATCGCCGACCGCGACGACGTGTTCGCGCGCCGCTACGAGTACGAGGACGCGGAGGTTCTCGCCGCCGACCTCGGCGTCGGAGAGGACTCGGCCACGGTCGAGCTCCTCGACGACACCGCCATCGTGGTCGTCGAGGGCGACGACGGCCCCCGCCAGCTGGAGTTCGAACTCCCCGAGGAGGGGGCGGAAGCGTTTATCACCAACGGCGTGCTCACTATCGAGGTGAGACAATGA
- a CDS encoding CDC48 family AAA ATPase, whose amino-acid sequence MKLTVKPLKQKDAGRGLAAIDRRSMQELGVENGDYVVIEGKGQGRAVARVWPGYPEDEGRGVVRIDGQLRQEAGVGIDDKVTIEKADVKPANSVTIALPQNLQIRGNIAPHIRDKLSGQAITQGQNVPFGFGLMGMGSGQSIPLKVASTDPDGTVVVTDSTQIDISERPAEEISSGSGAGGEGRPEVTYEDIGGLEGELEQVREMIELPMRHPELFSRLGIDPPKGVLLHGPPGTGKTLMAKAVANEIDAHFRTISGPEIMSKYYGESEEQLREVFEEAEQNTPAIVFIDELDSIAPKREEAGGDVERRVVAQLLSLMDGLESRGDVTVIGATNRVDAIDPALRRPGRFDREIEIGVPDREGRLEILQVHTRGMPLAEGVDLEAYADNTHGFVGADLESLAKESAMNALRRIRPEIDLESEEIPADVLDSLKVTRNDFKDALKGIEPSALREVFVEVPDVSWDQVGGLEDTKERLRETIQWPLEYPEVFETLDMQAAKGVLLYGPPGTGKTLMAKAVANEADSNFISIKGPELLSKWVGESEKGVREVFSRARENAPTVVFFDEIDSIAGERGRGQGGGSQVGERVVSQLLTELDGLEELEDVVVIATSNRPDLIDSALLRPGRLDRHVHVPVPDEEARRAILEVHTRDKPLADDVDLDDLAEETEGFVGADIEALAREASLAASREFIHSVDREEIAESVGNVRISREHFETALDEITPSVDEETKQRYEEIEERMDSSEPEAEQDQLGRTFQ is encoded by the coding sequence ATGAAGCTCACCGTCAAGCCGCTGAAACAGAAGGACGCTGGCCGCGGCCTGGCCGCCATCGACCGCCGGTCGATGCAGGAACTCGGCGTCGAGAACGGCGACTACGTCGTCATCGAGGGCAAGGGTCAGGGCCGGGCGGTCGCCCGCGTCTGGCCCGGCTACCCCGAGGACGAGGGCCGGGGCGTCGTCCGCATCGACGGCCAGCTACGACAGGAGGCTGGCGTGGGCATCGACGACAAGGTGACCATCGAGAAGGCCGACGTGAAGCCCGCCAACTCCGTCACCATCGCGCTCCCCCAGAACCTCCAGATCCGCGGGAACATCGCGCCCCACATCCGCGACAAGCTGAGCGGACAGGCCATCACGCAGGGCCAGAACGTCCCGTTCGGCTTCGGGCTGATGGGCATGGGGTCGGGCCAGTCCATCCCGCTGAAGGTCGCCAGCACCGACCCCGACGGGACGGTCGTGGTGACCGACTCCACCCAGATCGACATCAGCGAGCGCCCCGCCGAGGAGATCTCGTCCGGGAGCGGCGCTGGCGGCGAGGGCCGCCCCGAGGTGACCTACGAGGACATCGGCGGCCTCGAAGGCGAGCTAGAGCAGGTCCGGGAGATGATCGAGCTCCCGATGCGCCACCCCGAGCTGTTCAGTCGGCTCGGCATCGACCCGCCGAAGGGCGTCCTGCTCCACGGCCCGCCCGGCACGGGCAAGACCCTGATGGCGAAGGCCGTCGCCAACGAGATCGACGCCCACTTCCGGACCATCTCGGGCCCCGAGATCATGAGCAAGTACTACGGGGAGTCCGAGGAACAGCTCCGGGAGGTGTTCGAGGAGGCAGAACAGAACACCCCGGCCATCGTGTTCATCGACGAACTCGACTCCATCGCGCCCAAGCGCGAGGAGGCGGGCGGCGACGTAGAACGCCGGGTCGTGGCCCAGCTCCTGTCGCTGATGGACGGCCTCGAATCTCGGGGCGACGTGACGGTCATCGGCGCGACCAACCGCGTGGACGCCATCGACCCCGCGCTCCGGCGGCCGGGTCGGTTCGACCGCGAGATCGAGATCGGCGTCCCCGACCGCGAGGGTCGGCTCGAAATCCTGCAGGTCCACACCCGCGGGATGCCCCTCGCGGAGGGCGTCGACCTCGAAGCCTACGCCGACAACACCCACGGCTTCGTGGGCGCTGACCTCGAAAGTCTCGCCAAGGAGTCGGCGATGAACGCCCTGCGGCGCATCCGGCCCGAAATCGACCTCGAATCCGAGGAGATTCCGGCCGACGTGCTCGACTCGCTCAAGGTCACCCGGAACGACTTCAAGGACGCGCTCAAGGGCATCGAGCCCTCGGCGCTGCGCGAGGTGTTCGTCGAGGTCCCCGACGTCTCGTGGGACCAGGTCGGCGGGCTGGAAGACACCAAAGAGCGCCTCCGCGAGACCATCCAGTGGCCGCTGGAGTACCCCGAGGTGTTCGAGACGCTCGACATGCAGGCCGCCAAGGGCGTCCTGCTCTACGGCCCGCCCGGCACGGGCAAGACCCTGATGGCGAAGGCCGTCGCCAACGAGGCCGACAGCAACTTCATCTCGATCAAGGGCCCCGAACTCCTCAGCAAGTGGGTCGGCGAGTCCGAGAAGGGCGTCCGCGAGGTGTTCAGCCGCGCCCGCGAGAACGCCCCGACCGTGGTGTTCTTCGACGAGATAGACTCCATCGCGGGCGAACGCGGCCGCGGTCAGGGCGGCGGCTCGCAGGTCGGCGAGCGCGTGGTCTCCCAGCTCCTCACGGAGCTCGACGGCCTCGAAGAGCTCGAGGACGTGGTCGTCATCGCGACCTCGAACCGGCCCGACCTCATCGACTCGGCGCTCCTGCGCCCCGGGCGTCTGGACCGCCACGTCCACGTACCGGTGCCCGACGAGGAGGCCCGCCGGGCCATCCTCGAGGTCCACACCCGCGACAAACCGCTGGCCGACGACGTGGACCTGGACGACCTCGCCGAGGAGACCGAGGGCTTCGTCGGTGCCGACATCGAGGCGCTCGCACGCGAGGCCTCGCTGGCGGCCAGCCGGGAGTTCATCCACAGCGTCGACCGCGAGGAGATCGCAGAGAGCGTCGGGAACGTCCGCATCAGCCGCGAGCACTTCGAGACGGCGCTCGACGAGATAACGCCCAGCGTCGACGAGGAGACCAAGCAGCGCTACGAGGAGATAGAAGAGCGCATGGACTCCTCGGAACCCGAGGCCGAACAGGACCAACTCGGCCGGACGTTCCAGTAG
- the priS gene encoding DNA primase small subunit PriS, whose product MEERTRAYLRGRFRDHYRRADLSPPPDPGAREWGYIPWTTGPTTMVRHNSLLELGELEDFLSRERPRHVYFSAGRYDDPGADDMDAKGWREADLVFDLDADHLPGVDPQRDSYGEMLEAGKEELLDLLDLLEADFGFEDLTVVFSGGRGYHVHVRDEGVRSLDRDQRREVVDYIRGEGIELDAIQRTEMGGTATRRVLKTDGGWGRRVHRRLLALADDLLAMDEDDALERLKEFDRIGDGRAGTILGAVSEDYEKLESGNLERGGPGIRQLAKVMTQEVVADESAAIDEPVTTDVRRLIRLPGSLHGGTGFEVTRIPRDDVDDFDPLVDPVPETFVGHDVAVEVSEPGTVELRGESFTVPEGDVSLPEYVAVFLMARGRAEKGRE is encoded by the coding sequence ATGGAAGAGCGCACCCGAGCCTACCTCCGGGGTCGGTTCCGCGACCACTACCGGCGGGCCGACCTCTCGCCGCCGCCCGACCCCGGCGCGCGCGAGTGGGGGTACATCCCGTGGACCACCGGGCCGACCACGATGGTCCGGCACAACTCGCTTCTGGAACTCGGGGAACTCGAGGACTTCCTCTCCCGCGAGCGCCCGCGCCACGTCTACTTCTCCGCGGGGCGCTACGACGACCCGGGTGCCGACGACATGGACGCGAAGGGATGGCGCGAGGCCGACCTCGTCTTCGACCTCGACGCCGACCACCTGCCCGGGGTCGACCCCCAGCGCGACTCCTACGGCGAGATGCTCGAAGCCGGGAAAGAGGAGCTGTTGGACCTACTGGACCTGCTCGAAGCCGACTTCGGCTTCGAGGACCTCACGGTCGTCTTCTCGGGCGGCCGGGGCTACCACGTTCACGTCCGCGACGAGGGCGTCCGGTCGCTCGACCGCGACCAGCGACGGGAGGTCGTCGATTACATCCGGGGAGAGGGCATCGAGCTGGACGCCATCCAGCGCACCGAGATGGGCGGCACCGCGACCCGCCGGGTCCTCAAGACCGACGGCGGGTGGGGTCGGCGGGTCCACCGACGCCTGCTCGCGCTCGCCGACGACCTGCTCGCGATGGACGAGGACGACGCCCTCGAACGGCTCAAGGAGTTCGACCGCATCGGCGACGGCCGCGCGGGGACGATTCTGGGCGCGGTCTCGGAGGACTACGAGAAACTGGAGAGCGGGAATCTGGAGCGGGGCGGCCCCGGCATCCGTCAGCTCGCGAAGGTGATGACTCAGGAGGTCGTCGCCGACGAGTCTGCCGCCATCGACGAGCCCGTCACCACCGACGTTCGGCGGCTCATCAGGCTTCCGGGGAGCCTCCACGGCGGCACTGGGTTCGAGGTCACCCGCATCCCGCGCGACGACGTGGACGACTTCGACCCGCTCGTGGACCCCGTCCCCGAGACGTTCGTGGGCCACGACGTGGCGGTCGAAGTGTCGGAACCCGGAACGGTCGAGCTCCGCGGCGAAAGCTTTACCGTCCCGGAGGGTGACGTATCGCTTCCCGAATACGTGGCCGTGTTCCTGATGGCGCGCGGCCGGGCCGAGAAGGGTCGAGAATGA
- a CDS encoding methyltransferase domain-containing protein — MGEETALPGWDAVDATDEPETFRSYLDAVTGRERMRALKRRSYRLLDPTAGDRLLDVGCGTGDDALALADEVGPGGSVVGVDNSAAMVEEARERASASTAAAVDADAGRESEAATVSFRVADAESLPFADGRFDGARVDRVLQHLERPREAFAELRRVTRPGGRVVATDTDWGTLVVDAPEDVPGELSSRILDPTWSCARDGRIGRRLRRWAVEAGLGDLDLDTATLVLTDFDAGDEVLGLTGRVERMREAGALEDDEAARWLGGLRAADEAGSFFASLTLYTAAGTVPEPGRSA, encoded by the coding sequence ATGGGAGAGGAGACCGCATTGCCCGGATGGGACGCCGTCGACGCGACCGACGAGCCCGAAACGTTCAGGTCGTATCTCGACGCCGTCACCGGCCGCGAGCGCATGCGGGCGCTGAAGCGCCGGAGCTACCGACTGCTCGACCCGACCGCGGGCGACCGACTCCTCGACGTGGGCTGTGGGACCGGCGACGACGCCCTCGCGCTCGCCGACGAGGTGGGTCCCGGGGGAAGCGTGGTCGGGGTCGACAACAGCGCCGCGATGGTCGAGGAGGCCAGAGAGCGGGCGTCGGCATCGACCGCCGCGGCGGTCGATGCCGACGCCGGGCGCGAGTCCGAGGCGGCGACGGTCTCGTTCCGGGTGGCAGACGCCGAATCGCTCCCGTTCGCGGACGGGCGTTTCGACGGCGCTCGGGTCGACCGCGTGCTCCAGCACCTCGAACGACCGCGCGAGGCGTTCGCCGAACTGCGTCGCGTCACCCGCCCCGGCGGGCGGGTGGTCGCGACCGACACCGACTGGGGGACGCTGGTCGTCGACGCCCCCGAGGACGTGCCCGGGGAGCTCTCCTCGCGGATTCTGGACCCGACGTGGTCGTGCGCGCGGGACGGCCGAATCGGCCGACGGCTCCGGCGGTGGGCGGTCGAGGCCGGACTCGGCGACCTCGACCTCGACACCGCGACGCTGGTGCTGACCGACTTCGACGCCGGTGACGAGGTGCTGGGACTGACCGGCCGGGTCGAGCGGATGCGGGAGGCCGGTGCGCTCGAAGACGACGAGGCGGCGCGGTGGCTCGGCGGCCTCCGGGCGGCCGACGAGGCCGGGTCGTTCTTCGCGTCGCTGACCCTCTACACCGCGGCCGGGACGGTTCCGGAACCGGGGCGGTCGGCGTAG
- a CDS encoding GNAT family N-acetyltransferase codes for MSVNVDTEIARPGDESYVEEAWQLKERIRESEGVLKQRRGFFVDAYRRSTVHLLLAGEAGSDDGTLMGFAAVRRDGYILFLAVSPEFRGEGVGKRLVGKVAENSDSVTCHARASNENALGFYEHLGFEVERRIDNYYEDGGDALYLKLGERGGITKKLSDFVRG; via the coding sequence GTGAGCGTCAACGTCGACACCGAAATCGCCCGACCGGGCGACGAGAGCTACGTCGAAGAGGCGTGGCAACTCAAAGAGCGCATCCGGGAATCCGAGGGCGTGCTGAAACAGCGCAGGGGCTTTTTCGTCGACGCCTACCGGCGCTCGACCGTCCACCTGCTACTCGCTGGCGAGGCCGGGAGCGACGACGGCACGCTGATGGGGTTCGCGGCGGTTCGGCGCGACGGCTACATCCTCTTTCTCGCCGTCAGTCCCGAGTTCCGCGGCGAGGGCGTCGGAAAGCGCCTCGTCGGGAAGGTCGCCGAGAACAGCGACTCGGTCACCTGCCACGCCCGCGCGTCGAACGAGAACGCGCTGGGGTTCTACGAGCACCTCGGATTCGAGGTCGAGCGCCGCATCGACAACTACTACGAGGACGGCGGCGACGCCCTCTACCTGAAACTCGGCGAGCGCGGCGGCATCACCAAGAAGCTCTCGGACTTCGTTCGCGGGTGA
- a CDS encoding archease, whose amino-acid sequence MSYSLRDHTADVAVEATGASLADAFAAVADGMAAAMCEEVPASGDRFDVDVRAESREALLFDYLDELIYQRDVRAVLPVDNEVEVREEGGEWVAAGSARGVPLGELSAREIKAVTYSEMDLSETDDGWRAYVVFDV is encoded by the coding sequence ATGAGCTACTCGCTGCGCGACCACACCGCCGACGTGGCCGTCGAGGCGACCGGGGCATCGCTCGCCGACGCGTTCGCCGCGGTGGCAGACGGGATGGCGGCCGCGATGTGCGAGGAGGTGCCCGCCTCCGGCGACCGGTTCGACGTAGACGTGCGGGCCGAGAGCCGCGAGGCCCTCCTGTTCGACTACCTCGACGAACTCATCTACCAGCGGGACGTGCGTGCGGTCCTCCCGGTGGACAACGAGGTCGAGGTCCGGGAGGAAGGCGGCGAGTGGGTCGCGGCCGGGAGCGCCCGGGGGGTCCCCCTCGGGGAGCTCTCGGCCCGCGAGATCAAGGCGGTGACCTACTCCGAGATGGACCTCTCGGAGACCGACGACGGGTGGCGCGCCTACGTGGTCTTCGACGTGTGA
- a CDS encoding RtcB family protein, with translation MTTYEAGDVTLRKVREYVWEIPQEGDMRAPARVLASEALLEEISQDDTLQQLKNSTHLPGVRKYAVCMPDGHQGYGFPVGGVAGIDTEEGCISPGAVGYDINCGVRMMKTNLTYDDVRGREEELVDALFANIPSGLGGGGVVEGDIDAVEAILDRGMEWALDEGYAVEADLAHCEDEGVRPDSDPSKVSQKAKDRGKNQIGSLGSGNHFLEVQRVTDTYLDDVADAYGLAEDQIVVLIHCGSRGLGHQVCTDYLREIEQAHSGLLARLPDKELAAAPAGSQLAEDYYGAMCAAINFAWVNRQLIMHRTRRVFEKVFDSDWETLGMDLLYDVAHNIAKKEVHAVEDGEERELYVHRKGATRAFPAGHEEVPGAYLDVGQPIIIPGSMGAGSYVLRGGEESMDLTFGSTAHGAGRTMSRTQAKRDYWGGDVQDELEQEHIYVKAQSGATVAEEAPGVYKDVDEVVRVSDALGIGDKVARTFPVCNIKG, from the coding sequence ATGACCACCTACGAGGCAGGCGACGTGACGCTCCGGAAGGTACGGGAGTACGTCTGGGAGATTCCACAGGAGGGCGACATGCGCGCTCCGGCGCGGGTGCTGGCGAGCGAGGCCCTGCTGGAGGAGATTTCGCAGGACGACACCCTCCAGCAGCTGAAGAACTCGACCCACCTCCCGGGCGTTCGGAAGTACGCCGTCTGCATGCCCGACGGCCATCAGGGGTACGGCTTCCCGGTCGGCGGCGTGGCCGGAATCGACACCGAGGAGGGCTGTATCTCGCCGGGAGCTGTGGGCTACGATATAAATTGCGGAGTAAGAATGATGAAAACAAACCTCACCTACGACGACGTGCGCGGCCGCGAGGAGGAACTCGTGGACGCGCTGTTCGCCAACATTCCGTCGGGACTCGGCGGGGGCGGCGTCGTCGAGGGCGACATCGACGCCGTCGAGGCCATCCTCGACCGCGGGATGGAGTGGGCGCTCGACGAGGGTTACGCCGTCGAGGCGGACCTCGCCCACTGCGAGGACGAGGGCGTCCGGCCGGATTCTGACCCCTCGAAGGTCTCCCAGAAGGCCAAGGACAGGGGGAAGAACCAGATCGGAAGCCTCGGGTCGGGCAACCACTTCCTCGAAGTCCAGCGCGTGACCGACACCTACCTCGACGACGTGGCCGACGCCTACGGACTGGCCGAGGACCAGATCGTCGTCCTCATCCACTGCGGGAGTCGAGGACTGGGCCATCAGGTCTGCACCGACTACCTCCGGGAGATAGAGCAGGCCCACTCGGGACTGCTCGCTCGACTGCCCGACAAGGAGCTCGCGGCCGCGCCCGCCGGGAGCCAGCTCGCGGAGGACTACTACGGCGCGATGTGCGCGGCCATCAACTTCGCGTGGGTCAACCGCCAGCTCATCATGCACCGCACGCGCCGGGTGTTCGAGAAGGTGTTCGATTCGGACTGGGAGACGCTGGGCATGGACCTGCTGTACGACGTGGCCCACAACATCGCGAAGAAGGAGGTCCATGCGGTCGAGGACGGCGAGGAGCGAGAACTCTACGTCCATCGGAAGGGCGCGACTCGCGCCTTCCCCGCGGGTCACGAGGAGGTTCCGGGCGCGTACCTCGACGTGGGCCAGCCCATCATCATCCCCGGGAGCATGGGCGCGGGGAGCTACGTCCTCCGGGGCGGCGAGGAGTCGATGGACCTCACGTTCGGTTCGACGGCCCACGGCGCGGGCCGGACCATGAGCCGAACGCAGGCCAAGCGCGACTACTGGGGCGGCGACGTGCAGGACGAACTCGAACAGGAGCACATCTACGTCAAGGCCCAGAGCGGCGCGACGGTCGCCGAGGAGGCCCCGGGCGTCTACAAGGACGTAGACGAGGTGGTCCGGGTCTCGGACGCGCTCGGCATCGGCGACAAGGTCGCGCGGACGTTCCCGGTCTGCAACATCAAGGGGTAG
- a CDS encoding translation initiation factor eIF-2B: MIDETVEEIREMQTHSSSVVAVKAARALEELCSREFTSVEDFERDLERNSSALRRANPSHASLVTTQRAIVSMVGDEGAGTVEEAKERLRDAVEDVVEQVETAKRRAAGNALEYIEDGMTVLTHDYSSTVLEAIERAVADGAYLDVYVTEARPRYLGRKTARVLAEYDRVNAHLIVDGACGHYLPDCDRVFLGMDCIVEDTLYNRVGTFPLAATASEVGTPVTVVGSSAKLVGEGFRFENDFRSPSEVLLEPAEGFAVENPAYDATPTDLLDNVVTDEGVREL; encoded by the coding sequence ATGATAGACGAGACGGTCGAGGAGATACGGGAGATGCAGACCCACAGCTCCTCCGTCGTCGCCGTGAAGGCCGCCCGCGCGCTCGAAGAGCTGTGTTCCCGCGAGTTCACCTCCGTCGAGGACTTCGAGCGCGACCTCGAACGCAACTCCTCGGCGCTCCGGCGCGCGAACCCCTCTCACGCCTCGCTGGTGACGACCCAGCGCGCCATCGTCTCGATGGTGGGCGACGAGGGCGCGGGAACGGTCGAAGAGGCGAAAGAGCGCCTCCGAGACGCCGTCGAAGACGTGGTCGAGCAGGTCGAGACCGCCAAGCGCCGCGCGGCGGGCAACGCCCTCGAATACATCGAAGACGGGATGACCGTCCTGACCCACGACTACTCCTCGACCGTGCTGGAGGCAATCGAGCGCGCGGTCGCCGACGGCGCGTACCTCGACGTGTACGTCACCGAGGCCCGACCCAGATATCTCGGGCGCAAGACCGCCCGCGTGCTCGCCGAGTACGACCGGGTGAACGCCCACCTCATCGTCGACGGGGCCTGCGGCCACTACCTCCCCGACTGCGACCGGGTGTTCCTCGGGATGGACTGCATCGTCGAGGACACCCTCTACAACCGCGTGGGGACGTTCCCGCTGGCCGCGACCGCCAGCGAGGTCGGGACCCCCGTGACGGTGGTCGGCTCGTCGGCCAAGCTCGTCGGCGAGGGCTTCCGGTTCGAGAACGACTTCCGGTCGCCCAGCGAGGTCCTGCTCGAACCCGCCGAGGGCTTTGCGGTCGAGAATCCGGCCTACGATGCCACGCCGACCGACCTGCTCGACAACGTCGTCACCGACGAAGGTGTGCGGGAACTGTAG
- a CDS encoding Gfo/Idh/MocA family protein: protein MSLKVGVLGYRFMGKAHANAMARLPMFFPEAPEVERHTLVGRDEDALSDAADRLGFAHTATDWEDAIEAVDVFYNLGPNHVHADPSVAALEAGVPVLSEKPLAEDLESAERMAAAADDAGVPTATAFNYRFVPAIRYAKNLIEDGELGEIHHFRGRYLQDWLVDPEAPWSWRNSEEMAGSGALGDLGAHTVDLARFLVGDVERVSGHLRTFVEQRPVEGEGGEAGETRPVTVDDAYSAQAELEDGAMATFEASRFANGHKNDHAIEVHGSEGSLKFSLERLNELEVLRDRNRGYETILVTDEDDPYVDHWWPPGHVLGWEHTFVHENFEFLSAVDSGSEYHPDFEDGLEVQKALAAIQESDERGEWVDVE, encoded by the coding sequence ATGAGTCTCAAGGTCGGAGTCCTCGGCTACCGGTTCATGGGCAAAGCCCACGCGAACGCCATGGCGCGCCTCCCGATGTTCTTCCCGGAGGCCCCGGAGGTCGAGCGCCACACGCTCGTCGGCAGGGACGAGGACGCCCTGAGCGACGCGGCAGACCGCCTCGGGTTCGCCCACACCGCGACCGACTGGGAGGACGCAATCGAGGCGGTCGACGTGTTCTACAACCTCGGGCCGAACCACGTCCACGCCGACCCCTCCGTCGCGGCGCTGGAGGCTGGCGTGCCCGTCCTCTCGGAGAAGCCCCTCGCCGAGGACCTCGAAAGCGCCGAGCGCATGGCCGCGGCCGCCGACGACGCCGGAGTCCCGACCGCGACCGCGTTCAACTACCGGTTCGTCCCCGCGATTCGGTACGCGAAGAACCTGATCGAGGACGGCGAACTCGGCGAGATTCACCACTTCCGCGGGCGCTACCTCCAGGACTGGCTGGTCGACCCCGAGGCCCCGTGGTCGTGGCGTAACTCCGAGGAGATGGCCGGGAGCGGCGCGCTCGGCGACCTCGGGGCCCACACCGTCGACCTCGCGCGCTTCCTCGTCGGCGACGTGGAACGCGTGTCGGGTCATCTCCGGACGTTCGTCGAGCAGCGCCCGGTGGAAGGCGAGGGAGGTGAGGCGGGCGAAACGCGACCCGTCACCGTGGACGACGCCTACTCCGCGCAGGCCGAACTGGAGGACGGCGCGATGGCGACCTTCGAGGCCTCCCGGTTCGCCAACGGCCACAAGAACGACCACGCCATCGAGGTCCACGGCTCTGAGGGGAGCCTGAAGTTCTCGCTCGAACGCCTCAACGAACTGGAAGTCCTCCGGGACCGAAACCGGGGCTATGAGACGATTCTGGTCACCGACGAGGACGACCCCTACGTCGACCACTGGTGGCCGCCGGGCCACGTCCTCGGGTGGGAACACACCTTCGTCCACGAGAACTTCGAGTTCCTGTCGGCGGTGGATTCGGGAAGCGAGTACCACCCCGACTTCGAGGACGGTCTCGAAGTCCAGAAGGCGCTGGCCGCGATTCAGGAGAGCGACGAGCGCGGTGAGTGGGTCGACGTGGAGTGA
- a CDS encoding DUF7522 family protein, producing the protein MADEQSGDFREQLVSASRTSVGDELRSVTYFTDDAQEQLYLREGLESDADLVGFADNERLGFRTQAVYRDTELGDYRFNIRVFERGYLTRVIVGERGAFVTTDEMEMDLFKELASAVRQVLADAEE; encoded by the coding sequence ATGGCAGACGAGCAATCCGGCGACTTTCGGGAACAGCTCGTGAGCGCCTCCCGGACGAGCGTGGGCGACGAACTCCGGAGCGTGACCTACTTCACCGACGACGCCCAGGAACAGCTCTACCTCCGCGAGGGCCTCGAATCCGACGCCGACCTCGTGGGGTTCGCCGACAACGAGCGACTGGGCTTTCGGACTCAGGCGGTGTACCGGGACACCGAACTCGGGGACTATCGCTTCAACATCCGCGTGTTCGAGCGGGGCTACCTCACCCGGGTCATCGTCGGCGAACGCGGCGCGTTCGTGACCACCGACGAGATGGAGATGGACCTGTTCAAGGAGCTCGCCTCGGCGGTCCGGCAAGTGCTGGCCGACGCCGAGGAGTGA
- a CDS encoding NUDIX hydrolase: MTDRHVRVSARGVVRRGEELLVERGRDPATGDSFYSLLGGGVRFGEHTEDALRREFDEELGVTLERVSSLGTYEEVFAVDGETRHEVWRVYEADIAESWPYEVDEFEGNEPERDEVVECVWKPPSAFADGGETLYPEGLVSEL, from the coding sequence ATGACCGACCGCCACGTCCGCGTCTCGGCCCGCGGCGTCGTCCGGCGCGGCGAGGAATTGCTCGTCGAACGCGGGCGCGACCCCGCCACCGGCGACTCGTTCTACTCCCTCCTCGGCGGCGGCGTCCGATTCGGCGAACACACCGAGGACGCCCTCCGCCGGGAGTTCGACGAGGAACTGGGCGTCACGCTGGAGCGCGTCTCGTCCCTCGGCACGTACGAGGAGGTGTTCGCCGTCGACGGCGAGACCCGACACGAGGTGTGGCGGGTCTACGAGGCCGACATCGCGGAGTCGTGGCCCTACGAGGTAGACGAGTTCGAGGGCAACGAGCCCGAACGCGACGAGGTCGTCGAGTGCGTCTGGAAGCCGCCGTCGGCGTTCGCCGACGGCGGCGAGACGCTGTATCCCGAGGGACTCGTCTCGGAACTGTAG
- a CDS encoding sugar phosphate isomerase/epimerase family protein, whose product MDIGVHTPPLYGESLEDALAYLHGIGVDAIEPGVGGHPGDDHLPPEEYLDDEDAQRDLHDVLDEYEMRISALATHNNPIHPDEEVAAEADEELRDAIDLADQLDVNTVTCFSGLPAGGPNDEVPNWVTAPWPGEHADAHEYQWEEVAIPYWSDLAAYADDRGVDLAVEMHPNMLVYEPTGMLRLREETNDRVGANFDPSHLYWQGIDVTDAIRFLGEHDAIHHFHAKDTKVYDAQARYKGVLDTTPYDEEPDRSWLFRSVGYGHGEGHWKDIVSTLRMVDYDGALSIEHEDSLTSSNEGLEKAVSMLQRAVFRDRPGEAYWA is encoded by the coding sequence ATGGACATCGGTGTACACACGCCGCCGCTGTACGGCGAGTCGCTGGAAGACGCGCTGGCGTACCTACACGGAATCGGCGTCGACGCCATCGAACCCGGCGTGGGCGGCCATCCGGGCGACGACCACCTCCCGCCCGAGGAGTACCTCGACGACGAGGACGCCCAGCGCGACCTCCACGACGTGCTCGACGAGTACGAGATGCGCATCTCCGCGCTGGCGACCCACAACAACCCCATCCACCCCGACGAGGAGGTCGCCGCGGAGGCCGACGAGGAACTCCGAGACGCCATCGACCTCGCCGACCAGCTCGACGTGAACACCGTCACCTGCTTCTCGGGGCTGCCCGCGGGCGGCCCGAACGACGAGGTCCCCAACTGGGTCACCGCGCCGTGGCCGGGCGAGCACGCCGACGCCCACGAGTACCAGTGGGAGGAGGTCGCGATTCCCTACTGGTCGGACCTCGCGGCGTACGCCGACGACCGCGGCGTGGACCTCGCGGTCGAGATGCACCCCAACATGCTGGTGTACGAGCCCACGGGGATGCTCCGACTGCGCGAGGAGACCAACGACCGGGTCGGCGCGAACTTCGACCCCAGCCACCTCTACTGGCAGGGCATCGACGTGACCGACGCCATCCGCTTCCTCGGCGAGCACGACGCCATCCACCACTTCCACGCCAAGGACACCAAGGTCTACGACGCGCAGGCCCGGTACAAGGGCGTGCTCGACACCACGCCCTACGACGAGGAACCCGACCGCTCGTGGCTGTTCCGGTCGGTCGGCTACGGCCACGGCGAGGGCCACTGGAAGGACATCGTCTCGACGCTCCGGATGGTCGACTACGACGGCGCGCTCTCCATCGAACACGAGGACTCGCTGACGAGTTCGAACGAGGGACTGGAGAAGGCGGTGTCGATGCTCCAGCGCGCCGTCTTCCGCGACCGGCCCGGCGAAGCCTACTGGGCGTAA